A region from the Mucilaginibacter sp. CSA2-8R genome encodes:
- a CDS encoding HlyD family secretion protein gives MDKQENKVLSSEMLGIINKEKAKSDKYRRSILTQDILSQKRNFTNDWALLIVVAIIGILFLGASFIRFPNYIVSNAVIVATNLPSPVIAGHRDTYHLMVRNSAFVTKGEILAVVPGQGDYTQVLKLEKLLRSRRKPNELMPILEATKMNFNCLGKIQALFDNMFSKPTGISGRNTHQLMVAVSSWIDEYTLRSSSDGRLYWDVATLKSILSFQESTTVAHIVPRSAYYLRLALDQNQLGRVHIGQAVQVRVKTSSGADKSISNGSINNISEVMDQGKFDVFVSLPKGHRNFSQGAWLKSGLKCRAYIIVQNQNLLQALFNAIFNRPKSD, from the coding sequence ATGGATAAACAAGAGAATAAAGTTCTATCTTCAGAAATGCTCGGGATTATAAACAAAGAGAAAGCGAAATCAGATAAGTATCGCCGCTCTATCCTGACTCAGGATATTTTATCACAGAAAAGGAATTTTACTAATGACTGGGCGCTGTTAATTGTCGTTGCTATTATCGGGATACTGTTTCTAGGCGCCTCATTTATTCGCTTTCCTAACTATATCGTATCAAATGCTGTCATAGTTGCAACGAATTTACCATCACCTGTAATAGCAGGACACCGTGATACTTACCATTTAATGGTTAGAAACTCGGCGTTTGTAACGAAAGGCGAGATCTTAGCAGTGGTACCTGGACAAGGCGATTACACACAAGTATTGAAATTAGAAAAATTATTAAGGAGCAGACGGAAACCAAATGAGTTAATGCCTATTCTGGAGGCAACTAAAATGAATTTTAACTGTTTGGGTAAGATTCAGGCATTGTTTGATAATATGTTCAGCAAGCCGACGGGAATTAGCGGTAGGAACACTCATCAATTGATGGTGGCTGTAAGTTCTTGGATTGACGAATATACCCTCCGATCTTCTTCTGATGGGAGATTATACTGGGATGTTGCTACCCTGAAATCTATCTTGAGTTTTCAGGAAAGCACCACCGTCGCTCATATCGTTCCTCGCTCAGCATATTATCTGAGGCTTGCTTTGGATCAAAATCAACTAGGAAGGGTCCATATCGGACAGGCAGTTCAAGTCAGAGTCAAGACATCATCGGGCGCTGATAAAAGCATTTCAAACGGCAGTATAAATAATATCTCAGAAGTGATGGATCAAGGGAAATTTGATGTGTTTGTCAGCTTACCTAAAGGTCATAGAAATTTCTCGCAAGGTGCTTGGCTAAAAAGCGGATTGAAATGCAGAGCGTATATCATTGTTCAAAATCAGAATCTGCTGCAAGCCCTCTTCAATGCAATTTTTAACAGGCCAAAGTCTGATTAG
- the gwsS gene encoding grasp-with-spasm system SPASM domain peptide maturase produces the protein MSKMTLFANCIPVRGATRSIICDLQRTTYEIIPSSMCEFLTYYSGKTLEEIKKDFSKEDQMIIDDYVNYLVDKEYVFFSDHPENFPPLNLEWDSPSMITNAIIDFDLASNHDFKKIIDQLTVLRCQALELRFFDVYPISFIKQLIEQTKNSSLRYVSLVIKYDAILNDINLKELLSANSVLTHILIHNCPYNVLSELENSVFYTTDELSDETHCGVISEFNFSVNITSFTESLHFNSCLNRKVSVDKRGEVKNCPSLAVSFGNINSVNLCDIVQQAEFKKTWTIKKDLIEVCKDCEFRYICTDCRAYVADPFAKPLKCSYDPYHPEESNFYNSLL, from the coding sequence ATGAGTAAAATGACATTGTTTGCTAACTGTATTCCAGTAAGAGGAGCAACAAGAAGTATTATTTGCGATCTGCAGAGAACTACCTATGAAATTATACCAAGTTCGATGTGTGAGTTCCTCACCTATTACAGTGGTAAAACACTGGAGGAGATTAAGAAAGATTTTTCCAAAGAAGATCAAATGATAATAGATGACTATGTCAATTATTTAGTTGACAAAGAGTATGTTTTTTTTTCGGACCATCCTGAAAACTTTCCTCCGCTGAACCTGGAGTGGGACTCCCCAAGCATGATAACCAATGCTATTATAGACTTCGACTTAGCCTCAAATCATGATTTTAAGAAAATTATTGATCAACTTACAGTTCTACGCTGCCAAGCACTTGAGTTAAGATTTTTCGATGTGTATCCCATTTCTTTTATTAAACAGTTAATCGAGCAGACCAAGAATTCTTCTTTAAGATATGTAAGCCTTGTCATCAAATATGATGCAATACTGAACGATATTAATTTAAAAGAATTGTTGTCAGCTAATTCTGTCTTAACGCATATTTTGATTCATAACTGCCCTTACAACGTATTGTCTGAACTGGAAAATTCAGTTTTTTATACAACAGATGAATTATCTGATGAAACCCACTGTGGAGTCATAAGTGAATTCAACTTTTCAGTAAATATAACATCATTTACCGAATCATTGCACTTCAACAGCTGCCTGAACAGGAAGGTGTCTGTTGATAAAAGAGGGGAAGTGAAAAATTGCCCTTCCCTCGCGGTATCGTTCGGTAACATTAACTCCGTAAATCTGTGTGATATTGTTCAGCAAGCGGAATTTAAGAAAACCTGGACCATAAAAAAGGATCTTATCGAAGTGTGTAAGGACTGTGAATTCAGATACATATGCACAGACTGCCGGGCTTATGTAGCAGATCCTTTTGCTAAGCCTTTAAAGTGTAGTTATGATCCATATCATCCGGAGGAATCCAATTTCTACAATTCGTTGTTATGA
- a CDS encoding family 43 glycosylhydrolase gives MNIIRFNTLLGILLLSCALVYGQAVTMDERPAFVKSHGEQKLSKPRTHVFKYTNPITKDTSKSMRDYFIIKVGKKWYATGTSLPVWSGHNPGVRLLVSDDLIHWKQQAWLINGSKLADDCPYNGRFWAPEIHYIRNKYWLTVNSGKVTQEDPKGMKTHSVWLFSADKVTGPYKLVNGPLTPQYNNDATLFEDEDGQTYLYCSGNGLFQAKIDLPRGKLIGELQKFRNATDKENPKWMWGGIEGPFVLKREGIYYMFFSTWTRGYEVGLLRSRSPLGPWELASPEPIFGTRKAIYRGAGARVAGEFNDTKDPYAETGHNAIFEGPDGKLWSSCHYMIFDGKTFKSSDEGNLPKGHLGIEPLYFRNGIFTIDGPTWTEQAVKY, from the coding sequence ATGAATATAATCCGGTTTAATACATTATTAGGAATTTTACTACTAAGCTGTGCTTTGGTGTACGGACAGGCTGTAACTATGGATGAACGGCCAGCGTTTGTAAAAAGTCATGGGGAACAGAAACTTTCAAAGCCCAGAACACACGTTTTTAAGTATACCAATCCCATCACAAAGGATACCTCAAAGAGTATGCGCGATTATTTCATCATTAAGGTTGGTAAAAAATGGTATGCTACAGGTACATCGCTGCCAGTTTGGTCTGGTCATAATCCCGGCGTACGTTTGTTAGTGTCTGACGACTTGATTCACTGGAAGCAGCAAGCTTGGTTGATTAACGGTTCAAAACTTGCTGACGACTGCCCGTACAATGGAAGATTTTGGGCACCCGAAATACACTATATCCGGAACAAATACTGGTTAACCGTTAATAGTGGCAAGGTCACGCAGGAAGATCCGAAAGGCATGAAAACGCATAGCGTATGGCTTTTTTCGGCAGATAAAGTTACAGGGCCTTACAAATTAGTGAACGGACCGTTGACCCCTCAATACAATAATGATGCAACCCTATTTGAAGATGAAGATGGCCAGACTTACCTGTATTGTAGTGGCAATGGCTTGTTCCAGGCTAAGATTGATCTTCCCCGCGGGAAACTTATTGGTGAGTTACAAAAGTTCAGGAATGCCACGGACAAGGAAAATCCTAAGTGGATGTGGGGTGGCATTGAAGGTCCTTTCGTGCTTAAGCGCGAAGGCATTTATTATATGTTTTTTTCTACTTGGACACGTGGATATGAAGTAGGTTTGCTACGCTCAAGATCTCCGTTGGGCCCTTGGGAGCTCGCCTCGCCTGAGCCTATATTCGGCACGCGTAAAGCTATCTATCGCGGTGCCGGCGCAAGAGTAGCCGGTGAATTTAATGACACTAAAGATCCTTATGCAGAAACCGGGCACAACGCCATTTTTGAGGGCCCCGACGGTAAACTATGGAGTTCGTGCCACTATATGATTTTTGATGGAAAAACCTTTAAATCTTCTGACGAAGGCAACTTACCTAAAGGTCATTTAGGTATCGAACCGCTATATTTTAGAAACGGCATATTTACCATTGATGGCCCTACATGGACGGAACAAGCTGTCAAATACTAA
- the gwsG gene encoding grasp-with-spasm system ATP-grasp peptide maturase, producing the protein MDWIHYYGHECQRTNGIDLLGDSNFCIKLTNDKSVSLQTESGLESADVLWYRRWNRSRSLEAHIPVNEKMLHEDVISLVKSEFDGLTRALFFAMNKQKWDDTPEYIQDYPIKMKQLEVARSVGLLIPKTIVTNNKRDLQVFMQENHIENLIIKPIKNGTAISSTEGTYVTYTSKVSESLSEVPDTFFPSLFQEAVIKEYEIRTFFYMEECHSMAIFSARDEKTSVDFRNYNFEKPNRNVPYKLPDDVEAKIRNLMKSLNLISGSIDILVNKSGDHIFLEVNAVGQFSMVSFPCNYYLERKLARSLILKQEK; encoded by the coding sequence ATGGATTGGATACATTATTATGGACACGAATGCCAGCGCACAAATGGTATTGACCTACTCGGAGATTCTAACTTTTGCATAAAATTGACCAACGATAAGAGTGTCAGCCTACAGACAGAATCAGGTTTAGAATCTGCGGATGTTTTATGGTACAGGCGCTGGAATAGATCAAGAAGTTTAGAAGCGCACATACCGGTAAATGAAAAAATGCTTCATGAAGACGTAATCTCTCTTGTTAAATCAGAATTTGATGGACTTACACGCGCGCTGTTTTTCGCCATGAATAAACAGAAATGGGACGATACGCCAGAATACATTCAAGATTACCCAATCAAAATGAAACAATTAGAAGTTGCGCGATCGGTTGGATTACTGATACCTAAAACTATTGTCACTAACAACAAAAGAGATTTGCAGGTATTTATGCAAGAAAATCATATTGAAAATTTAATTATCAAACCTATCAAGAATGGCACCGCTATTAGTTCGACCGAAGGCACTTACGTTACTTACACTTCTAAAGTATCAGAAAGCCTATCAGAAGTTCCCGATACGTTCTTTCCGTCTCTATTCCAAGAAGCAGTAATTAAAGAGTATGAGATCAGAACGTTTTTTTATATGGAGGAATGTCATTCGATGGCAATTTTTTCAGCAAGGGATGAAAAAACTTCTGTGGACTTTAGAAATTATAATTTCGAAAAACCTAACCGAAACGTCCCCTATAAATTACCTGATGATGTCGAAGCCAAAATTAGAAATCTTATGAAAAGCTTAAATTTAATAAGTGGTTCTATTGATATATTGGTTAATAAATCTGGTGATCATATATTTTTGGAAGTAAATGCTGTTGGGCAGTTTTCAATGGTGTCATTTCCTTGCAATTATTATTTGGAAAGAAAATTAGCCCGTAGCCTTATCCTTAAACAAGAAAAATAG
- a CDS encoding DUF6348 family protein yields the protein MGLFDFLKKKTADTDQPVQQNDTPYINKNWNVLIAFEARLIEMGYDVKRHAQYLALIVNDELEISFMVVENLDNHPNIMHLMVAASHQTYFPDGIIESVVGAGYSFEEQTNTALDNYINSTFVTIMDSFTDSHDPDLDFITIVNCKDVLWHPNLGTLNAQGQWNEYPTGEPLYDLLKSEIPNQLTTNKINWLKIYISKRADGEIIGECLFNNVPWEVASNEIFDYAKTWEMPGEFKGLKNNLLCSGDATRAT from the coding sequence ATGGGTTTATTTGATTTTTTAAAAAAGAAAACAGCAGATACCGATCAGCCTGTACAGCAAAACGACACGCCTTACATTAACAAAAACTGGAACGTATTAATTGCCTTTGAGGCCAGGCTTATTGAAATGGGCTACGATGTTAAAAGGCATGCACAATACCTGGCCCTTATTGTAAATGATGAACTGGAAATAAGTTTTATGGTGGTGGAAAATCTGGACAATCATCCCAATATTATGCATTTAATGGTGGCTGCATCTCATCAAACGTATTTCCCCGACGGAATAATAGAGAGCGTTGTAGGGGCAGGTTATTCATTTGAGGAGCAAACGAATACTGCTTTAGATAATTATATCAATTCAACCTTTGTAACCATAATGGATAGTTTTACGGATAGTCATGATCCTGATCTTGATTTCATAACAATAGTAAATTGCAAAGACGTTTTGTGGCATCCGAACTTAGGAACTTTAAATGCTCAGGGACAGTGGAACGAATACCCTACCGGCGAACCACTTTATGACTTATTAAAAAGTGAGATACCTAACCAGCTAACCACTAATAAAATAAACTGGCTAAAGATCTACATTTCTAAAAGAGCCGATGGCGAGATCATCGGCGAATGTCTTTTCAATAACGTACCTTGGGAAGTCGCCTCAAACGAAATATTCGATTATGCGAAAACCTGGGAAATGCCTGGCGAGTTTAAGGGACTTAAAAACAATTTATTGTGTTCAGGCGATGCGACGCGTGCGACGTAA
- a CDS encoding endo-1,4-beta-xylanase yields MSNRSNKLVSSLLIFIDIHFINDYNLEYDLAKCRGLIDYVSYIEKNGVKVDGIGTQMHINSNWDRSKIDEMFRLLAATGKLIKVSELDMGIAGKKTPVITAAEYAEQKDMYKYVIEKYFEIIPKAQQYGICIWSPLDSPANSSWRAGEPIGLWSEGFVRKPAYVGVVDALSKK; encoded by the coding sequence ATGAGCAACCGGTCAAATAAACTCGTTTCGTCCCTACTCATATTTATCGATATACACTTCATTAATGATTATAACCTGGAGTATGATTTAGCTAAATGCCGTGGCCTCATCGACTACGTTTCTTATATCGAAAAAAATGGGGTAAAAGTAGATGGCATTGGTACGCAAATGCATATAAATTCAAATTGGGACAGGTCTAAAATTGATGAGATGTTCAGGTTGCTTGCTGCCACTGGTAAACTGATTAAGGTTTCTGAGTTAGACATGGGCATAGCAGGCAAAAAGACGCCGGTTATCACCGCCGCCGAATATGCAGAACAGAAGGACATGTATAAGTATGTAATCGAAAAATACTTTGAAATCATTCCTAAGGCTCAACAATATGGTATTTGTATATGGAGCCCATTAGACAGCCCTGCAAACTCGTCTTGGCGAGCCGGAGAACCCATTGGCTTATGGAGCGAAGGGTTTGTTCGTAAACCTGCCTATGTTGGAGTTGTTGATGCTCTCTCTAAAAAGTAA
- a CDS encoding ABC-F family ATP-binding cassette domain-containing protein produces the protein MINVNNISVSFGGTTLFSDVTFSINENDKIALMGKNGAGKSTILKIIAGEAKPTTGSVTGPKEAVIAYLPQHLLTPDKVTVFEETMKAFAEANQMQKELDEVNEQLNIRTDYDSDDYMKLIERVSELSEKVYSVEDANYDAEAEKVLKGLGFERQDFNRLTSEFSGGWRMRIELAKILLKKPDLILLDEPTNHMDIESIQWLEDFLVNSAKAVMVISHDRAFVDNITNRTIEVTMGRIYDYKAKYSHYLQLRADRRQHQLKAYEEQQRFIADNMEFIDRFRGTYSKTLQVQSRVKMLEKLEVIEIDEVDTSALRLKFPPSPRSGQYPVIVEDLRKSYGDHVVFKNASMVIERGEKVAFVGKNGEGKSTMIKALMKEIEVEGSLKIGHNAKIGYFAQNQAALLDESMTVYDTIDQIPLSDNTLKIRDLLGAFMFSGDDTTKKVKVLSGGEKTRLAMIKLLLEPVNLLILDEPTNHLDMKTKDIIKDALKDFDGTLILVSHDRDFLDGLVTKVFEFGNKRVREHFEDIKGFLAYKKMNSLKEIEQS, from the coding sequence ATGATCAATGTCAATAATATTTCCGTTTCGTTTGGCGGGACAACACTATTCAGCGATGTAACTTTCTCTATCAACGAGAATGATAAGATAGCCCTGATGGGTAAAAATGGGGCGGGTAAATCTACCATCCTCAAAATTATTGCGGGTGAGGCCAAGCCTACTACCGGTAGCGTTACCGGCCCTAAAGAGGCCGTGATTGCCTACCTGCCGCAGCACTTGCTTACCCCGGACAAGGTAACGGTGTTTGAAGAAACCATGAAGGCTTTTGCCGAAGCCAACCAGATGCAAAAAGAACTGGATGAGGTTAACGAGCAACTCAACATCCGCACCGATTACGACAGCGATGATTATATGAAGTTAATTGAGCGGGTGTCGGAATTGAGCGAAAAAGTTTACAGTGTTGAAGATGCAAATTACGATGCCGAGGCGGAAAAAGTATTAAAAGGTCTGGGTTTCGAGCGTCAGGATTTTAACCGGCTTACCTCTGAGTTTTCGGGAGGCTGGCGTATGCGTATTGAGCTGGCTAAAATCTTGCTGAAAAAACCGGATTTAATTTTGCTGGATGAGCCCACCAACCACATGGATATTGAGAGTATCCAATGGCTGGAAGACTTTTTGGTAAACTCAGCCAAAGCCGTAATGGTCATCTCGCACGACAGGGCTTTTGTGGACAACATTACCAACCGGACCATTGAGGTAACTATGGGCCGCATTTATGATTATAAAGCCAAGTACAGCCATTACCTGCAACTGCGTGCCGATCGCCGCCAGCACCAGCTAAAAGCTTACGAGGAGCAGCAGCGCTTTATTGCCGACAATATGGAGTTCATCGACCGATTTAGAGGCACATATTCAAAAACCCTGCAGGTACAATCCCGGGTTAAAATGCTGGAGAAACTAGAGGTTATTGAGATTGATGAGGTGGATACTTCGGCCTTAAGATTAAAGTTTCCGCCGTCGCCACGGTCGGGCCAATACCCGGTAATTGTAGAAGACCTGAGAAAAAGCTATGGAGACCACGTGGTATTTAAAAACGCATCCATGGTGATTGAACGTGGTGAGAAGGTGGCATTTGTAGGTAAAAACGGCGAGGGCAAATCAACCATGATCAAAGCTTTAATGAAGGAAATTGAGGTGGAGGGAAGCTTAAAAATTGGCCATAATGCTAAAATCGGCTACTTTGCCCAAAACCAGGCTGCCTTGCTGGATGAGAGCATGACGGTGTACGATACCATAGACCAGATTCCGCTATCGGATAATACACTTAAAATCCGTGACCTGTTAGGTGCCTTTATGTTTAGCGGCGATGATACCACCAAAAAAGTCAAGGTACTCTCGGGCGGCGAAAAAACACGTTTGGCCATGATTAAACTATTGCTGGAGCCGGTAAACTTATTGATACTGGATGAGCCGACCAACCACCTGGACATGAAAACCAAAGACATCATCAAAGATGCGCTGAAAGATTTTGATGGTACGCTGATCCTGGTATCTCACGACCGCGACTTTTTGGATGGCCTGGTAACCAAGGTATTCGAATTTGGCAACAAACGCGTTCGCGAACACTTTGAAGACATCAAAGGATTTTTGGCTTATAAAAAGATGAACAGCCTGAAAGAGATTGAGCAAAGCTAA
- a CDS encoding RtcB family protein, whose product MPDAHMDFDLPIGGVLATDNAVIPYAVSMDIGCRMALSIIDESYTFLKRYEYQNKQAMNNHTHFGMEGGLEVKQAKQQNIHIEVLENKAEIFNGTLLSAIMMVTGDNLLSGLHVTAMDTRLQLEK is encoded by the coding sequence ATGCCCGACGCGCACATGGATTTTGACCTCCCCATTGGCGGGGTACTGGCTACTGATAATGCGGTGATTCCATATGCAGTAAGTATGGATATAGGCTGCCGCATGGCACTGTCAATTATTGATGAAAGCTACACTTTTTTAAAACGTTATGAATACCAAAATAAACAAGCTATGAACAACCATACGCATTTTGGCATGGAGGGTGGCTTGGAGGTGAAGCAGGCCAAACAACAAAATATCCATATAGAAGTGCTTGAAAATAAAGCAGAAATTTTTAACGGTACGTTATTATCTGCTATTATGATGGTTACTGGCGATAACCTGCTATCAGGGTTACATGTGACGGCCATGGATACGCGGTTGCAATTGGAAAAATAA
- a CDS encoding peptidase domain-containing ABC transporter, whose product MAFAFYRQLNSMDCGPVCLKMIIKHYGKHFNTDTLRSLAGFNKEGTSVLGLSEAAEQIGFKTRGVMLNFQQLIAINLPSILHWNQNHFVVLISVVRRRGSWVIKIADPSKGIIQLSKKEFLDLWTFGENQEEDKKCGVALIMTPTAAFYKEPDDKERSLNWRVILKYLSNSKWAICQIVIALAVTAGLQLLIPFFTRAVIDVGINANDTNLIIVVLLAQLALISGKTALDFIRSRILFKISNIINISILSDFWIKLTALPVSYFDLHHTGDTLQRINDHKKIQDYLTGSSLGTLFSIISLVTLSFVLLSFDKILYIVFFCGSALYVIWIAFFLGIRRKLNYKSFHIYSKENNATLQFVQGMQEIRLNNAEQLKRWDWENLQAKIFKLNLKSLTYSQIQETGSLFINQGRDLFITFLAAKLVIQGNLTLGSLVAIQYIVGQLSNPVEHVVKFIQATQDAKISLERINEVHQLQDEQNPEIDYISQLPENKTIVLERLCFKHPGSGLRFALEDISVEIEAGKVTAIVGMSGSGKTTLIKLLMKFYDYYEGDVKIGNTHLKDINPTFWRQQCGAVLQDGYIFNDSIAKNIAIGSETIDHDKLVSCAKAANIYSFVETLPNGFYTLLGTDGVGISQGQRQRLLIARALYKDPLYLFFDEATNALDANNEKLISENLKSVFSNRTVIIVAHRLSTIKNADKIIFLHEGRIVEQGNHITLTESRGMYYELVRNQFELDG is encoded by the coding sequence ATGGCTTTTGCGTTTTACAGGCAACTCAACTCTATGGATTGTGGTCCGGTTTGTTTAAAGATGATAATCAAACACTATGGGAAACACTTTAATACTGATACGCTAAGAAGTCTTGCCGGATTCAATAAAGAGGGCACTTCAGTTCTTGGTCTAAGCGAGGCTGCAGAACAAATTGGTTTTAAAACACGCGGAGTCATGCTGAATTTTCAGCAGCTAATTGCGATAAATCTCCCGTCAATTCTGCACTGGAATCAAAATCACTTCGTGGTACTTATCTCAGTTGTAAGGCGCAGAGGCAGTTGGGTAATTAAAATCGCCGATCCAAGCAAGGGGATCATCCAACTAAGTAAAAAGGAGTTTCTGGATCTGTGGACTTTTGGTGAAAACCAGGAGGAAGATAAAAAATGCGGTGTAGCATTAATAATGACACCTACCGCAGCATTCTATAAAGAACCCGACGACAAAGAGCGTAGTCTCAATTGGCGGGTGATTCTAAAATACTTATCGAATAGCAAGTGGGCAATTTGTCAGATAGTAATTGCTCTCGCGGTAACTGCCGGTTTGCAACTGCTGATACCATTTTTTACTAGAGCCGTTATTGACGTCGGAATAAATGCGAATGATACAAACTTAATTATTGTCGTCCTGCTGGCGCAACTGGCCCTGATTTCCGGAAAAACAGCACTAGACTTCATCAGAAGTAGAATCCTATTTAAAATCTCAAATATAATTAACATATCTATTCTTTCAGATTTCTGGATCAAGCTGACGGCACTTCCTGTTTCTTATTTTGATTTGCATCACACGGGGGACACTTTACAGAGAATAAACGATCATAAAAAAATCCAGGATTACTTAACAGGTTCCTCGTTGGGAACCCTATTTTCGATTATCAGCCTTGTAACTTTATCCTTCGTGTTGTTATCCTTCGACAAAATATTATATATCGTTTTCTTTTGCGGAAGCGCACTATATGTAATCTGGATAGCATTCTTTCTGGGCATACGCCGTAAACTTAACTACAAATCTTTCCATATTTATTCAAAAGAAAATAATGCTACACTGCAATTTGTTCAGGGGATGCAGGAGATTAGACTCAATAATGCTGAACAGTTGAAACGATGGGACTGGGAAAATCTACAAGCAAAAATTTTTAAATTAAATCTCAAATCATTAACATACAGTCAAATCCAAGAAACCGGATCACTGTTCATAAATCAAGGTAGAGATCTTTTTATTACCTTTTTGGCAGCAAAACTTGTAATTCAAGGAAATTTAACTTTAGGTTCCTTGGTAGCTATTCAATATATAGTCGGACAACTAAGCAATCCGGTTGAACACGTTGTTAAATTCATTCAGGCGACTCAGGATGCTAAGATCAGTTTGGAACGTATTAATGAGGTGCATCAGCTACAAGATGAGCAAAATCCGGAAATTGACTATATAAGCCAACTTCCAGAAAATAAAACGATTGTTTTAGAGAGACTATGCTTTAAGCATCCAGGATCTGGATTGAGATTTGCCCTGGAGGATATATCTGTAGAAATTGAGGCTGGTAAAGTTACAGCGATCGTCGGCATGAGCGGAAGTGGAAAAACTACACTTATTAAACTTTTAATGAAGTTTTACGATTATTATGAAGGTGATGTAAAGATAGGAAATACTCATTTAAAGGATATAAATCCAACTTTTTGGCGGCAACAATGCGGAGCTGTGCTTCAGGACGGTTATATTTTCAATGACTCTATCGCTAAAAATATTGCAATTGGCTCCGAAACGATAGATCATGACAAGCTAGTTTCCTGTGCAAAAGCAGCAAATATTTACTCATTCGTTGAAACGTTGCCTAACGGGTTTTACACTCTTCTCGGAACAGATGGAGTAGGTATAAGTCAAGGGCAACGGCAACGTTTACTCATCGCAAGAGCGCTGTATAAGGATCCCCTATATTTGTTTTTCGATGAAGCAACGAATGCATTGGATGCCAATAATGAAAAACTTATATCTGAGAATTTAAAATCTGTGTTCTCAAACCGAACGGTCATTATTGTTGCGCACCGGCTTAGCACCATAAAAAATGCAGATAAAATAATATTCTTACATGAAGGTAGAATTGTAGAACAGGGTAATCACATAACTTTAACCGAATCTAGAGGGATGTACTATGAACTTGTAAGAAATCAATTTGAATTAGATGGATAA
- a CDS encoding ADP-ribosylglycohydrolase family protein, whose product MLIDRIDIIPENQIRSSGYVLHTLEASIWCLLNTDNYKDAVLKAVNLGQDTDTTGAVTGGLAGLLYGLESIPQHWLSQLARKNDIDDLSVRMFKAVQ is encoded by the coding sequence TTGCTCATCGACAGGATAGATATAATACCCGAAAATCAAATTCGCAGCAGCGGATATGTATTGCATACATTGGAAGCCAGCATTTGGTGCCTGCTAAATACAGACAATTATAAAGATGCTGTTTTAAAAGCCGTTAATTTAGGACAAGATACAGATACAACAGGTGCCGTAACAGGCGGTCTTGCGGGACTATTATACGGCCTTGAGAGTATCCCTCAGCATTGGTTAAGTCAACTTGCCCGTAAAAATGATATTGACGATCTTTCTGTTAGAATGTTTAAAGCTGTGCAGTAA